A single region of the Mycobacteriales bacterium genome encodes:
- a CDS encoding cation diffusion facilitator family transporter encodes MGHGHGHHHTAERLRWALAANVLVVVAQVAFGLAAHSVALLADAAHNLTDVAAVGLALGAVRLARRAPTEGRSYGWVRGGVLAAQANALAVVGLSALLLYASVERLRSPSPVRGGLVLAVAGVAFVVNGLAAWGLRRERDLGARSAWLHLAGDALASLVVAVTGLVIAVTGRFDRLDAVASALVAVLILGGGWALLRQTNAVLLEGTPRGVSPADVAATMAAVPGVESVHDLHVWSLDGARHALSVHVVVAGHPSLEEAQVVATEVKRAVSAPFGIAHATVELECEGCVDDGAWCAFG; translated from the coding sequence ATGGGCCACGGCCACGGGCACCACCACACCGCCGAACGCCTCCGCTGGGCGCTCGCGGCGAACGTGCTCGTCGTCGTCGCGCAGGTGGCGTTCGGCCTCGCCGCGCACAGCGTCGCGCTGCTCGCCGACGCCGCCCACAACCTCACCGACGTCGCCGCCGTCGGCCTCGCGCTCGGCGCCGTCCGCCTCGCCCGCCGCGCCCCGACCGAGGGGCGTTCGTACGGCTGGGTGCGCGGCGGCGTGCTCGCCGCGCAGGCCAACGCGCTCGCCGTCGTCGGCCTCTCCGCCCTGCTGCTGTACGCGTCCGTCGAGCGGCTCCGTTCGCCGTCGCCCGTGCGGGGCGGGCTGGTGCTGGCGGTGGCGGGGGTGGCGTTCGTCGTCAACGGCCTCGCCGCCTGGGGGCTGCGCCGCGAGCGGGACCTCGGCGCCCGCTCCGCCTGGCTGCACCTCGCCGGCGACGCGCTCGCGTCGCTCGTCGTCGCGGTGACCGGCCTCGTCATCGCCGTCACCGGGCGGTTCGACCGGCTAGACGCGGTCGCGTCCGCGCTCGTCGCCGTGCTCATCCTCGGCGGCGGCTGGGCGCTGCTCCGGCAGACCAACGCCGTCCTCCTCGAAGGCACGCCCCGCGGCGTCTCCCCCGCCGACGTCGCCGCCACCATGGCCGCCGTGCCCGGTGTCGAGTCGGTGCACGACCTGCACGTGTGGAGCCTCGACGGCGCCCGGCACGCGCTGTCGGTGCACGTCGTCGTCGCGGGGCACCCGTCGCTGGAGGAGGCGCAGGTCGTCGCGACCGAGGTCAAGCGGGCCGTCTCCGCGCCGTTCGGCATCGCGCACGCGACCGTCGAGCTCGAGTGCGAGGGGTGCGTGGACGACGGCGCCTGGTGCGCGTTCGGCTGA
- a CDS encoding VOC family protein, with protein sequence MSVRLVAVAFEARDPARLAEYWAGLLAGAETPVGVRFFPGEAAQPGPNRLHLHLTSDSDAHQRETVARALDLGGRHLDVGQRPEEGHVVLADPEGNAFCVIEPGNAYLAGCGFLGEVACDGTREVGLFWSAALGWPLVWDRDGETAVQSPSGGTKVAWSGTAPVRGQGRRQRFELVTTGDAAAAADRLVALGATRLGGDLLADPDGQEFRLLPG encoded by the coding sequence GTGTCCGTACGACTCGTGGCGGTGGCGTTCGAGGCGCGGGACCCGGCGCGGCTGGCGGAGTACTGGGCCGGCCTGCTCGCCGGTGCCGAGACGCCGGTCGGCGTGCGGTTCTTCCCCGGCGAGGCCGCGCAGCCGGGTCCGAACCGGCTGCACCTGCACCTGACCAGCGACAGCGACGCGCACCAGCGGGAGACCGTGGCACGGGCACTGGACCTCGGCGGACGGCACCTCGACGTGGGGCAGCGGCCGGAGGAGGGGCACGTCGTCCTCGCCGACCCGGAGGGCAACGCGTTCTGCGTCATCGAGCCCGGCAACGCCTACCTGGCCGGGTGCGGCTTCCTCGGCGAGGTGGCCTGCGACGGCACCCGCGAGGTGGGCCTGTTCTGGAGCGCGGCGCTCGGCTGGCCGCTGGTGTGGGACCGCGACGGCGAGACGGCGGTCCAGTCGCCCAGCGGCGGCACCAAGGTCGCGTGGAGCGGCACGGCGCCGGTGCGCGGGCAGGGGCGGCGGCAACGCTTCGAGCTCGTCACGACCGGCGACGCGGCGGCGGCGGCGGACCGGCTGGTCGCGCTCGGCGCGACCCGGCTCGGCGGCGACCTGCTGGCCGACCCGGACGGGCAGGAGTTCCGGCTGCTGCCCGGCTGA